A window of the Nyctibius grandis isolate bNycGra1 chromosome 9, bNycGra1.pri, whole genome shotgun sequence genome harbors these coding sequences:
- the SLC40A1 gene encoding ferroportin, giving the protein MARGAEPAGERRCCGSVVAYFTSAKFLLYLGHALSTWGDRMWHFAVSVFLVELYGNSLLLTAVYGLVVAGSVLLLGAIIGDWVDKNSRLKVAQTSLVVQNASVILCGIILMIVFLFKTQLLTLYHGWLLTMCYILVITIANIANLASTATAITIQRDWIVVVAGEDRSKLADMNATIRRIDQLTNILAPMAVGQIMTFGSPMIGCGFISGWNLMSMCVEYLLLWKVYQKTPTLALKAAKVEESELKQLNVKKESDMRPAEGVQLIVEKDVTGFEPQEEKEVSCVSRIAEPFITFRDGWVAYYNQPVFLAGMGLAFLYMTVLGFDCITTGYAYTQGLSGSVLSLLMGASAVTGIMGTVAFTWLRRKCGLVRTGLISGIAQFACLVLCAISVFMPGSPLDLTVSPFADISARLFESEPLPTIASPEDKPEMVFATGMPNLLNGSITPANSDPEMSPEPVPLISVSLLFAGVIAARVGLWSFDLTVTQLLQENVVESERGIINGVQNSMNYLLDLLHFIMVILAPNPEAFGLLVLISVSFVAMGHIMYFRFAQKSLGKQLFVCCTPDPKAVSDSSPGTVLHTVIYVARLQPWNVSVNSVDIKGLTLIDTRAESRPFILEFVIITLYIKLNRM; this is encoded by the exons ATGGCGCGGGGAGCGGAGCCGGCGGGCGAGCGGCGGTGCTGCG GATCTGTGGTTGCCTATTTTACATCTGCAAAGTTTCTTCTGTATCTCGGGCATGCACTGTCCACTTGG GGAGATCGCATGTGGCATTTCGCTGTGTCAGTATTCCTGGTTGAACTTTATGGAAACAGCTTACTCCTGACGGCAGTCTATGGACTGGTTGTGGCGGGATCAGTTCTTCTCCTGGGAGCCATTATTGGAGACTGGGTGGACAAGAACTCCAGGCTCAAAG TGGCCCAGACATCCCTGGTTGTACAGAATGCGTCTGTCATCCTGTGTGGTATTATCCTGATGATTGTCTTCTTGTTTAAGACACAGCTTTTGACCTTATACCATGGATGGCTTCTT ACAATGTGCTATATCCTGGTTATCACAATAGCAAATATTGCCAATTTGGCCAGCACTGCCACAGCGATCACAATTCAGAGGGACTGGATTGTTGTGGTTGCAGGGGAAGACAGAAGCAAACTGGCAG ATATGAATGCCACAATAAGAAGAATTGATCAGTTGACCAATATCTTGGCCCCAATGGCTGTTGGTCAAATAATGACATTTGGCTCCCCGATGATTGGCTGTGGATTCATTTCTGGCTGGAACCTGATGTCAATGTGTGTGGAATACCTGCTGCTCTGGAAGGTTTATCAGAAAACCCCTACTCTGGCTCTCAAAGCTGCGAAAGTTGAAGAATCAGAACTGAAACAGCTGAATGTAAAGAAAG AGAGTGACATGAGACCTGCTGAAGGAGTGCAGTTAATTGTTGAGAAAGATGTAACTGGCTTTGAGCCccaagaggagaaggaagtcAGCTGTGTTTCCCGTATTGCTGAGCCTTTCATCACGTTTCGTGATGGATGGGTTGCGTACTACAACCAGCCAGTGTTTCTTGCAGGCATGGGTCTTGCATTTCTGTATATGACTGTTCTGGGTTTTGACTGTATTACTACAGGCTATGCATACACTCAGGGTTTGAGTGGCTCTGTGCTAAGCCTCCTGATGGGTGCCTCGGCGGTCACTGGAATCATGGGAACAGTAGCTTTCACCTGGCTTCGTCGCAAATGCGGCCTGGTTCGCACGGGCCTTATTTCTGGGATTGCTCAATTTGCTTGTCTGGTCTTATGTGCCATCTCTGTATTCATGCCTGGAAGTCCTCTGGATTTGACTGTTTCCCCATTTGCTGACATCAGTGCCAGGCTGTTTGAAAGTGAACCATTACCTACTATAGCATCTCCAGAAGATAAGCCTGAAATGGTTTTTGCAACTGGAATGCCCAACTTATTAAACGGGTCTATTACTCCTGCTAACAGCGACCCAGAGATGAGTCCTGAGCCTGTGCCTTTGATCTCTGTTAGTCTCCTGTTTGCAGGAGTCATTGCTGCTAGAGTTG GCCTTTGGTCCTTTGATTTGACTGTCACACAGTTGCTCCAAGAAAACGTGGTAGAATCTGAAAGAGGCATCATAAACGGTGTCCAAAACTCCATGAATTATCTTCTTGATTTGCTGCACTTCATCATGGTCATCTTGGCCCCAAATCCTGAAGCTTTTGGCTTATTGGTGcttatttctgtgtcttttgttGCAATGGGCCACATAATGTACTTCAGATTTGCCCAAAAAAGCTTGGGAAAACAACTTTTTGTTTGCTGCACTCCTGATCCCAAAGCAGTCTCTGACAGTTCACCTG gtacTGTCCTTCACACAGTCATCTATGTTGCCAGACTTCAACCCTGGAATGTAAGTGTGAACTCTGTTGACATTAAAGGCTTAACATTAATTGACACCAGGGCTGAATCTAGGCCATTCATCTTAGAATTCGTAATTATTACATTATATATCAAGCTAAATAGAATGTAA